The proteins below are encoded in one region of Engystomops pustulosus chromosome 8, aEngPut4.maternal, whole genome shotgun sequence:
- the LOC140075671 gene encoding taste receptor type 2 member 2-like, whose amino-acid sequence MASAELILLIVGLTLEFVVGMALNMNILLVYVGNLRDGLPLIVSEKVYMAKALVNVSLNCIVITESFLYVFCPLFFLTTEGFLWIIIFTMFLISYSYWLMALLCVYYCTAITSFGLRTLVWLKTCLSSHMLHILFGLGLYSLAISCPVFWFCDVNPSSNATLQSLLICMAYSQNVEYRAVSSVLSCFLPFTIAFISTVITSWSLIHHMWTMKKNNGGFSSSKFQTQLKATRTMILFLLVAVIFSAAQMYFNSLQSGSSDTGIINIAWLLILFFPIIEAAIIVQSNSKLKKTLPGNYFRRKRQNQEAEI is encoded by the coding sequence ATGGCTTCTGCAGAGCTCATCCTCCTCATAGTTGGTCTAACCCTTGAATTTGTGGTGGGGATGGCCCTAAACATGAATATCCTGCTTGTTTATGTAGGAAACCTAAGAGATGGACTTCCCCTGATTGTGTCTGAGAAGGTCTACATGGCCAAGGCTCTGGTCAATGTCTCTCTAAACTGCATAGTGATCACAGAaagttttttatatgttttttgtcCCCTTTTTTTCTTAACAACAGAAGGTTTTCTCTGGATTATAATATTTACAATGTTTTTAATCTCGTACAGTTATTGGTTGATGGCCTTGCTCTGTGTCTACTACTGCACCGCTATCACCAGCTTTGGTCTCCGCACCTTGGTTTGGCTGAAGACGTGTCTCTCGTCTCACATGCTGCACATCCTCTTTGGGTTAGGACTTTATTCTCTTGCTATAAGTTGTCCGGTATTTTGGTTCTGCGACGTAAATCCCTCCTCGAACGCAACATTGCAATCTCTACTCATCTGTATGGCGTACAGCcagaatgtagaatacagagcAGTATCCTCCGTCCTTAGCTGCTTCCTGCCTTTCACTATAGCTTTCATCTCCACCGTCATCACCTCATGGTCCCTTATACATCACATGTGGACAATGAAGAAGAATAACGGAGGATTTTCTAGTTCTAAGTTCCAAACCCAACTCAAAGCTACAAGGACCATGATCCTGTTTCTCCTCGTTGCCGTCATCTTCAGTGCAGCACAGATGTATTTCAATTCCCTCCAGTCAGGTTCCTCTGATACTGGCATAATAAACATAGCCTGGTTATTAATCCTATTCTTTCCAATAATAGAAGCCGCAATAATCGTCCAAAGCAACAGCAAACTCAAGAAGACTCTACCCGGCAATTACTTTAGAAGAAAAAGACAGAACCAAGAGGCTGAGATCTAA
- the LOC140076273 gene encoding serine protease 27-like — MLRTLLYVLVVLHVASATTRSQPTCGSPVFANRIVGGTDAVDGEWPWQASMQYQGYHFCGGSLISGQWVLSAAHCFEQLFPLLHYEVQLGAYKLSLENPHSVRRRIQSVMNHPNYTTTADEWDIALVKLESPVTFTSHIIPICLPSASIPLPNGLECWVTGWGHIDNNDPLPAPETLQKVTVPLIDHKTCDEMYHKGSDLSDSITIVYDTMICAGYIEGGRDACQGDSGGPLVCKVNGVWYQPGVVSWGDGCALPERPGCTPWYLPTSPGSSHTSQS, encoded by the exons ATGCTGAGGACCCTGCTCTATGTGTTGGTGGTCCTACATGTGG CCTCAGCCACCACCAGATCACAGCCGACCTGTGGGTCTCCAGTCTTCGCCAACCGGATAGTCGGTGGTACAGATGCAGTGGATGGAGAGTGGCCCTGGCAGGCCAGCATGCAGTATCAGGGCTATCATTTCTGTGGTGGGTCCTTGATCTCTGGCCAGTGGGTCCTGAGTGCTGCTCATTGCTTTGAACA ACTTTTCCCTCTTCTTCACTACGAGGTGCAGCTTGGAGCCTATAAACTCTCCCTGGAGAATCCGCACAGTGTCCGGAGGAGGATACAGTCTGTGATGAACCATCCAAACTACACAACCACAGCAGATGAATGGGACATTGCTCTGGTTAAGCTGGAGAGTCCGGTCACCTTCACCAGTCACATCATCCCCATCTGCCTGCCCTCCGCCTCCATCCCCCTCCCCAATGGCTTGGAGTGCTGGGTCACCGGCTGGGGACATATAGACAATAATG ATCCACTGCCTGCTCCGGAGACTCTCCAGAAGGTGACGGTGCCGCTGATAGACCATAAAACCTGTGACGAGATGTATCATAAAGGCTCCGACCTCAGTGATTCCATCACCATTGTGTACGACACtatgatatgtgctggatacatagaAGGAGGAAGAGACGCCTGTCAG GGAGACTCCGGAGGACCTCTGGTGTGTAAGGTCAATGGTGTCTGGTACCAGCCTGGCGTCGTAAGCTGGGGAGATGGATGTGCCTTACCTGAGCGGCCGGGGTGTACACCCTGGTACCTGCCTACCAGTCCTGGATCCAGTCACACATCCCAGAGCTGA